In Sebastes fasciatus isolate fSebFas1 chromosome 15, fSebFas1.pri, whole genome shotgun sequence, a genomic segment contains:
- the plekhh1 gene encoding pleckstrin homology domain-containing family H member 1 isoform X1: protein MADVLESGGGGSGAVRVASVDWQKRCIALEMQLLRFRLQAGKIRELLAEKMLELEQRVMEADQRAESAEKQIHVMEEKLKSANIQTSESESSLYRKYQDLTNQVQEKDAVIKRLEVQLEKQILVRAQEAKIIEEKAAKIKDWVTFKLKEMEQENQQLKIANLKQTEQIMLLQDKLQALFEKPASCGSPATSPVMDTHLVPSSPLFPPSCPGTPPAQDDSWRQAGPRGAASNIKTSPTDVKRTPEQSSKGICLGDLGGHDALSQGRSREGPNSPVSISGPELPAGQTGGSDRDNSSDELSSKFRSQCLHSSSSSSSSSSAYEMAHGPSSPVSSLRITPKSPLLSRSPSTNNPFPNPPVHQSGTSMTLPKVRTPLTPRDSIQLVKKHYSQPQPSLDRLHHLNVNIDIMTPSSTSSTLKSTGTATSPFSQVVEETDIDDGLPDGMDGVVEGSGSEEPCRDGVSFVGFPEELEQLDPPPTPPLHRFPSWESRIYAVAKSGMRVSEASPGARGPGRGSNLPQYPAAGPFSQLIYKNINVPVYTTLKGKATQISSVPLRDDDSGSEDDSSSLASLRTSILFPDKKGSVPGSPRAVKRGVSMSSISSESDYAIPPDAYSLDSDYSEPEHKVQRTSSYSCESTGPEMLEKSGYLLKMGSQVKAWKRRWFILRNGEILYYKSPSDVIRKPQGQIELNSSCRIVRGEGAQTFQLITEKKTFYLTADSPNILEEWIRVLQNILKVQASSPVNVETAAKPTVRGWLTKVKHGHSKLVWCSMVGKVFYYYRNQEDKLPLGQLQMREASVQEVDRSCDSDEDYEAGSRGFLSSHCTLVVQPRDQSPTYLLIGTKQEKDTWLYHLTVAAGSCATFRVGTEYEQAIGKLLDAEGEPESALWRSEALSFCKEGLHSPLTTLPSEALQTEALKLFKSCQLFINVLAESPSVDYHTSLAQNALQVCLTHPELQNEVYCQLIKQTNRRTPHNYSLTQCWQLLSLCVALFLPQQHFLWYLRQYLQRNADPRSEVGKYAVYCQRSVERTLQNGEREAKPSRMEIVSILLRNPYHHSLPFSIPVHFMNNTYQVVGFDGSTTVEEFLNTLNQRISVRKPQLSGLALFTDDPSGKDLEHCLQPSAKICDVISKWEQTLKELHPGKNEGTRIVRLTYKSRLSFRSQVKGETERERLLLAYQVNDEVQQGHFPVNKELALEVAALMAQVEHGDLERPAASSPATSPQPKSQLILLQALERFYPKRYKLDCSSEQLRDLTERLATKWSMLRGCSAPECVRIYLTVARKWPLFGAKLFSAKPVPPSPVEQSSVWLAVNEDGLCVLDYTMHTLVTYSYQSVITFGGCRDDFMVVTSQQREPGVGKKSVEKLVFAMAKPKILELTLLMASYINHWPPGLPSASHQPLGHWDVDSRHFPAMNYTTKGPTLL, encoded by the exons atgctggagctggagcagagggTGATGGAGGCTGACCAGCGGGCTGAGAGTGCTGAGAAACAG ATCCATGTCATGGAAGAAAAGCTGAAGTCCGCGAACATACAAACCAGCGAATCGGAGAGCTCGTTGTACAGAAAGTATCAAGACCTGACCAATCAGGTTCAAGAGAAAGATGCTGTGataaagagattagaggtgcaGCTGGAAAAACAG ATCTTAGTCAGAGCCCAGGAGGCGAAAATCATTGAGGAGAAGGCTGCCAAGATTAAAGACTGGGTCACCTTTAAGCTTAAAGAG ATGGAGCAAGAGAACCAGCAGCTGAAAATTGCCAACTTGAAGCAGACGGAACAGATAATGTTGCTGCAGGACAAACTACAAG CCCTCTTTGAGAAACCAGCTTCCTGTGGATCTCCTGCCACCTCCCCTGTAATGGATACCCACCTGGTGCCCAGCAGTCCTCTGTTTCCTCCCAGCTGCCCCGGCACACCACCTGCCCAAGACGACAGCTGGAGGCAAGCCGGTCCCAGAGGGGCCGCCTCTAATATCAAGACCTCGCCGACAG ATGTGAAAAGGACTCCAGAACAGTCCAGTAAAGGGATTTGTCTCGGAGACCTCGGAGGCCACGATGCTCTCTCTCAGGGTCGGAGCAGGGAGGGTCCCAACAGCCCTGTTTCCATCAGTGGACCAGAGCTCCCAGCGGGTCAGACAGGGGGCTCTGACAGAGACAACTCCTCCGATGAGCTCAGCAGCAAGTTCCGCTCTCAGTGCCTTCactcgtcctcttcctcctcgtcttcgTCCTCGGCCTACGAGATGGCCCATGGGCCGAGCTCCCCGGTGTCGTCCCTCAGAATAACACCCAAAAGCCCGCTCCTGTCGCGCTCCCCCTCCACCAACAACCCCTTCCCCAATCCTCCAGTCCACCAGTCAGGCACCAGCATGACGCTGCCCAAAGTACGGACCCCGCTCACCCCCAGAGACAGCATCCAGCTGGTCAAGAAGCATTACAGCCAGCCACAGCCCAGCCTGGACCGACTCCACCACCTCAACGTTAACATAGACATCATGACCCCATCCTCTACGTCCTCCACCCTCAAGAGCACAGGCACCGCCACCTCGCCCTTCTCGCAGGTCGTGGAAGAAACGGACATAGACGATGGGCTTCCTGACGGCATGGACGGGGTGGTGGAGGGGTCGGGATCAGAAGAGCCGTGCCGGGATGGAGTCTCCTTTGTGGGATTCCCAGAAGAACTGGAGCAGCTGGATCCACCACCAACGCCTCCTTTACACCGCTTCCCTTCATGG gagaGTCGGATCTACGCTGTGGCAAAGTCAGGAATGAGAGTATCAGAGGCGAGTCCTGGAGCCAGGGGCCCCGGACGAG ggtCCAACTTACCCCAATATCCAGCGGCAGGTCCGTTCTCCCAGTTGATCTATAAGAATATCAATGTACCAGTCTACACCACACTGAAAGGG AAAGCCACTCAGATCAGCAGCGTACCTCTACGCGATGATGACTCTGGGTCTGAGGACGACAGCAGCTCTCTGGCCAGTTTACGGACCTCCATCCTGTTCCCCGACAAGAAGGGCAGCGTCCCAGGGAGCCCACGCGCCGTCAAGAGAG GTGTGTCCATGTCCTCCATCAGCTCAGAGAGTGATTATGCCATTCCTCCCGATGCCTACTCCCTGGACAGCGACTACTCCGAACCGGAACATAAAGTCCAGCGAACCTCCTCCTATTCCTGTGAGAGCACTGGGCCT gagaTGCTGGAGAAGTCTGGGTACCTGCTGAAAATGGGCAGTCAGGTGAAAGCCTGGAAGCGCCGCTGGTTCATCCTAAGGAATGGAGAGATCCTCTACTACAAATCTCCT AGTGACGTGATCAGGAAACCTCAGGGTCAGATTGAGCTGAACTCGTCGTGCCGTATAGTTCGTGGAGAGGGAGCGCAGACATTTCAA TTGATAACGGAGAAGAAGACCTTCTATCTGACCGCCGACTCACCCAACATCCTGGAGGAGTGGATCCGGGTTCTGCAGAACATACTCAAAGTCCAGGCCAGCAGCCCTGTTAACGTGGAGACCGCCGCCAAGCCCACCGTCAGGGGCTGGCTTACAAAG GTCAAACATGGACACTCAAAGCTGGTGTGGTGCTCTATGGTTGGAAAAGTCTTCTACTACTATCGTAACCAGGAAGACAAG TTGCCTCTGGGTCAGCTGCAGATGCGCGAGGCCTCGGTACAAGAAGTGGATCGCTCCTGTGATTCAGACGAGGACTATGAAGCGGGCAGTCGAGGTTTCCTCTCTTCCCACTGCACCTTGGTGGTCCAACCAAGAGACCAGAGTCCTACATACCTGCTCATCGGCACCAAGCAGGAGAAG GATACATGGCTGTATCACCTGACAGTGGCGGCAGGCAGCTGTGCAACCTTCAGAGTGGGCACAGAGTACGAGCAGGCCATCGGTAAACTGCTTGATGCAGAGGGAGAGCCAG AGTCTGCGTTGTGGAGGAGCGAGGCCTTGAGCTTCTGTAAGGAGGGTCTGCACTCGCCTCTCACCACGCTGCCCTCTGAAGCTCTGCAGACAGAAGCTCTCAAGCTTTTCAAG TCCTGTCAGCTCTTCATCAACGTGCTGGCTGAGTCTCCGTCTGTCGACTACCACACCTCGCTGGCCCAGAATGCTTTGCAAGTGTGCCTTACCCACCCGGAGCTGCAGAATGAAGTGTACTGTCAACTTATCAAGCAGACCAACCGCCGGACGCCACACAATTACTCCCTCACACAG TGCTGGCAGCTGTTGTCTCTTTGCGTGGCGCTGTTCCTTCCTCAACAACATTTCCTCTGGTACCTGAGACAGTACCTGCAACGCAATGCTGACCCAAG GAGTGAGGTGGGGAAGTATGCGGTGTACTGTCAGAGGTCTGTGGAGCGAACTCTGCAGAATGGAGAGCGGGAGGCCAAACCTTCACGTATGGAGATCGTCTCCATCCTGCTGAGAAACCCCTACCACCATTCTCTGCCATTCAGCATCCCGGTCCACTTCATGAACAACACCTACCAG GTGGTGGGTTTCGACGGCTCCACCACAGTGGAAGAGTTCCTCAACACGCTGAACCAGAGGATCAGCGTGAGGAAGCCTCAGCTGTCTGGGCTCGCCCTCTTCACTGACGATCCGTCTGGCAAAGACCTGGAGCACTGCCTGCAGCCGTCTGCCAAG ATCTGTGATGTCATTTCCAAGTGGGAGCAGACGCTAAAGGAGCTGCATCCTGGGAAAAATGAGGGGACACGGATTGTGCGTCTAACATACAAAAGCAG GTTGAGTTTCAGATCTCAGGTGAAAGGAGAGACAGAGCGAGAGCGCCTCCTGCTGGCGTACCAGGTGAATGATGAAGTTCAGCAAGGCCACTTCCCCGTGAACAAAGAGCTGGCTCTGGAGGTGGCTGCCCTCATGGCACAG GTTGAACATGGTGACCTGGAGAGACCGGCTGCCTCCTCTCCCGCCACCTCTCCTCAGCCGAAATCTCAGCTGATTCTCCTGCAGGCTTTAGAGCGCTTCTACCCCAAACGCTACAAACTGGACTGCAGCTCAGAGCAGCTCAG AGATCTGACTGAGCGTCTGGCCACTAAGTGGTCTATGCTACGTGGGTGCAGTGCACCCGAGTGTGTGAGGATCTACCTAACTGTGGCTCGCAAATGGCCCCTGTTTGGAGCCAAACTCTTCAGTGCCAAG CCGGTCCCCCCCTCTCCTGTTGAGCAGAGCTCGGTGTGGCTGGCAGTCAATGAAGATGGATTGTGTGTGCTGGACTATACAATG CACACGCTGGTCACATACTCCTACCAGTCTGTGATTACCTTCGGCGGCTGCCGTGACGACTTCATGGTGGTCACGAGCCAGCAGAGGGAGCCGGGAGTCGGGAAGAAGAGCGTGGAGAAGCTGGTCTTTGCGATGGCTAAACCAAAG ATCCTGGAGCTGACTCTGCTCATGGCGAGCTACATCAACCACTGGCCCCCCGGCCTCCCGTCTGCCTCTCACCAGCCCCTCGGCCACTGGGACGTAGACAGCAGGCACTTCCCCGCCATGAACTACACCACCAAGGGCCCCACACTACTGTGA
- the plekhh1 gene encoding pleckstrin homology domain-containing family H member 1 isoform X2: MEEKLKSANIQTSESESSLYRKYQDLTNQVQEKDAVIKRLEVQLEKQILVRAQEAKIIEEKAAKIKDWVTFKLKEMEQENQQLKIANLKQTEQIMLLQDKLQALFEKPASCGSPATSPVMDTHLVPSSPLFPPSCPGTPPAQDDSWRQAGPRGAASNIKTSPTDVKRTPEQSSKGICLGDLGGHDALSQGRSREGPNSPVSISGPELPAGQTGGSDRDNSSDELSSKFRSQCLHSSSSSSSSSSAYEMAHGPSSPVSSLRITPKSPLLSRSPSTNNPFPNPPVHQSGTSMTLPKVRTPLTPRDSIQLVKKHYSQPQPSLDRLHHLNVNIDIMTPSSTSSTLKSTGTATSPFSQVVEETDIDDGLPDGMDGVVEGSGSEEPCRDGVSFVGFPEELEQLDPPPTPPLHRFPSWESRIYAVAKSGMRVSEASPGARGPGRGSNLPQYPAAGPFSQLIYKNINVPVYTTLKGKATQISSVPLRDDDSGSEDDSSSLASLRTSILFPDKKGSVPGSPRAVKRGVSMSSISSESDYAIPPDAYSLDSDYSEPEHKVQRTSSYSCESTGPEMLEKSGYLLKMGSQVKAWKRRWFILRNGEILYYKSPSDVIRKPQGQIELNSSCRIVRGEGAQTFQLITEKKTFYLTADSPNILEEWIRVLQNILKVQASSPVNVETAAKPTVRGWLTKVKHGHSKLVWCSMVGKVFYYYRNQEDKLPLGQLQMREASVQEVDRSCDSDEDYEAGSRGFLSSHCTLVVQPRDQSPTYLLIGTKQEKDTWLYHLTVAAGSCATFRVGTEYEQAIGKLLDAEGEPESALWRSEALSFCKEGLHSPLTTLPSEALQTEALKLFKSCQLFINVLAESPSVDYHTSLAQNALQVCLTHPELQNEVYCQLIKQTNRRTPHNYSLTQCWQLLSLCVALFLPQQHFLWYLRQYLQRNADPRSEVGKYAVYCQRSVERTLQNGEREAKPSRMEIVSILLRNPYHHSLPFSIPVHFMNNTYQVVGFDGSTTVEEFLNTLNQRISVRKPQLSGLALFTDDPSGKDLEHCLQPSAKICDVISKWEQTLKELHPGKNEGTRIVRLTYKSRLSFRSQVKGETERERLLLAYQVNDEVQQGHFPVNKELALEVAALMAQVEHGDLERPAASSPATSPQPKSQLILLQALERFYPKRYKLDCSSEQLRDLTERLATKWSMLRGCSAPECVRIYLTVARKWPLFGAKLFSAKPVPPSPVEQSSVWLAVNEDGLCVLDYTMHTLVTYSYQSVITFGGCRDDFMVVTSQQREPGVGKKSVEKLVFAMAKPKILELTLLMASYINHWPPGLPSASHQPLGHWDVDSRHFPAMNYTTKGPTLL; the protein is encoded by the exons ATGGAAGAAAAGCTGAAGTCCGCGAACATACAAACCAGCGAATCGGAGAGCTCGTTGTACAGAAAGTATCAAGACCTGACCAATCAGGTTCAAGAGAAAGATGCTGTGataaagagattagaggtgcaGCTGGAAAAACAG ATCTTAGTCAGAGCCCAGGAGGCGAAAATCATTGAGGAGAAGGCTGCCAAGATTAAAGACTGGGTCACCTTTAAGCTTAAAGAG ATGGAGCAAGAGAACCAGCAGCTGAAAATTGCCAACTTGAAGCAGACGGAACAGATAATGTTGCTGCAGGACAAACTACAAG CCCTCTTTGAGAAACCAGCTTCCTGTGGATCTCCTGCCACCTCCCCTGTAATGGATACCCACCTGGTGCCCAGCAGTCCTCTGTTTCCTCCCAGCTGCCCCGGCACACCACCTGCCCAAGACGACAGCTGGAGGCAAGCCGGTCCCAGAGGGGCCGCCTCTAATATCAAGACCTCGCCGACAG ATGTGAAAAGGACTCCAGAACAGTCCAGTAAAGGGATTTGTCTCGGAGACCTCGGAGGCCACGATGCTCTCTCTCAGGGTCGGAGCAGGGAGGGTCCCAACAGCCCTGTTTCCATCAGTGGACCAGAGCTCCCAGCGGGTCAGACAGGGGGCTCTGACAGAGACAACTCCTCCGATGAGCTCAGCAGCAAGTTCCGCTCTCAGTGCCTTCactcgtcctcttcctcctcgtcttcgTCCTCGGCCTACGAGATGGCCCATGGGCCGAGCTCCCCGGTGTCGTCCCTCAGAATAACACCCAAAAGCCCGCTCCTGTCGCGCTCCCCCTCCACCAACAACCCCTTCCCCAATCCTCCAGTCCACCAGTCAGGCACCAGCATGACGCTGCCCAAAGTACGGACCCCGCTCACCCCCAGAGACAGCATCCAGCTGGTCAAGAAGCATTACAGCCAGCCACAGCCCAGCCTGGACCGACTCCACCACCTCAACGTTAACATAGACATCATGACCCCATCCTCTACGTCCTCCACCCTCAAGAGCACAGGCACCGCCACCTCGCCCTTCTCGCAGGTCGTGGAAGAAACGGACATAGACGATGGGCTTCCTGACGGCATGGACGGGGTGGTGGAGGGGTCGGGATCAGAAGAGCCGTGCCGGGATGGAGTCTCCTTTGTGGGATTCCCAGAAGAACTGGAGCAGCTGGATCCACCACCAACGCCTCCTTTACACCGCTTCCCTTCATGG gagaGTCGGATCTACGCTGTGGCAAAGTCAGGAATGAGAGTATCAGAGGCGAGTCCTGGAGCCAGGGGCCCCGGACGAG ggtCCAACTTACCCCAATATCCAGCGGCAGGTCCGTTCTCCCAGTTGATCTATAAGAATATCAATGTACCAGTCTACACCACACTGAAAGGG AAAGCCACTCAGATCAGCAGCGTACCTCTACGCGATGATGACTCTGGGTCTGAGGACGACAGCAGCTCTCTGGCCAGTTTACGGACCTCCATCCTGTTCCCCGACAAGAAGGGCAGCGTCCCAGGGAGCCCACGCGCCGTCAAGAGAG GTGTGTCCATGTCCTCCATCAGCTCAGAGAGTGATTATGCCATTCCTCCCGATGCCTACTCCCTGGACAGCGACTACTCCGAACCGGAACATAAAGTCCAGCGAACCTCCTCCTATTCCTGTGAGAGCACTGGGCCT gagaTGCTGGAGAAGTCTGGGTACCTGCTGAAAATGGGCAGTCAGGTGAAAGCCTGGAAGCGCCGCTGGTTCATCCTAAGGAATGGAGAGATCCTCTACTACAAATCTCCT AGTGACGTGATCAGGAAACCTCAGGGTCAGATTGAGCTGAACTCGTCGTGCCGTATAGTTCGTGGAGAGGGAGCGCAGACATTTCAA TTGATAACGGAGAAGAAGACCTTCTATCTGACCGCCGACTCACCCAACATCCTGGAGGAGTGGATCCGGGTTCTGCAGAACATACTCAAAGTCCAGGCCAGCAGCCCTGTTAACGTGGAGACCGCCGCCAAGCCCACCGTCAGGGGCTGGCTTACAAAG GTCAAACATGGACACTCAAAGCTGGTGTGGTGCTCTATGGTTGGAAAAGTCTTCTACTACTATCGTAACCAGGAAGACAAG TTGCCTCTGGGTCAGCTGCAGATGCGCGAGGCCTCGGTACAAGAAGTGGATCGCTCCTGTGATTCAGACGAGGACTATGAAGCGGGCAGTCGAGGTTTCCTCTCTTCCCACTGCACCTTGGTGGTCCAACCAAGAGACCAGAGTCCTACATACCTGCTCATCGGCACCAAGCAGGAGAAG GATACATGGCTGTATCACCTGACAGTGGCGGCAGGCAGCTGTGCAACCTTCAGAGTGGGCACAGAGTACGAGCAGGCCATCGGTAAACTGCTTGATGCAGAGGGAGAGCCAG AGTCTGCGTTGTGGAGGAGCGAGGCCTTGAGCTTCTGTAAGGAGGGTCTGCACTCGCCTCTCACCACGCTGCCCTCTGAAGCTCTGCAGACAGAAGCTCTCAAGCTTTTCAAG TCCTGTCAGCTCTTCATCAACGTGCTGGCTGAGTCTCCGTCTGTCGACTACCACACCTCGCTGGCCCAGAATGCTTTGCAAGTGTGCCTTACCCACCCGGAGCTGCAGAATGAAGTGTACTGTCAACTTATCAAGCAGACCAACCGCCGGACGCCACACAATTACTCCCTCACACAG TGCTGGCAGCTGTTGTCTCTTTGCGTGGCGCTGTTCCTTCCTCAACAACATTTCCTCTGGTACCTGAGACAGTACCTGCAACGCAATGCTGACCCAAG GAGTGAGGTGGGGAAGTATGCGGTGTACTGTCAGAGGTCTGTGGAGCGAACTCTGCAGAATGGAGAGCGGGAGGCCAAACCTTCACGTATGGAGATCGTCTCCATCCTGCTGAGAAACCCCTACCACCATTCTCTGCCATTCAGCATCCCGGTCCACTTCATGAACAACACCTACCAG GTGGTGGGTTTCGACGGCTCCACCACAGTGGAAGAGTTCCTCAACACGCTGAACCAGAGGATCAGCGTGAGGAAGCCTCAGCTGTCTGGGCTCGCCCTCTTCACTGACGATCCGTCTGGCAAAGACCTGGAGCACTGCCTGCAGCCGTCTGCCAAG ATCTGTGATGTCATTTCCAAGTGGGAGCAGACGCTAAAGGAGCTGCATCCTGGGAAAAATGAGGGGACACGGATTGTGCGTCTAACATACAAAAGCAG GTTGAGTTTCAGATCTCAGGTGAAAGGAGAGACAGAGCGAGAGCGCCTCCTGCTGGCGTACCAGGTGAATGATGAAGTTCAGCAAGGCCACTTCCCCGTGAACAAAGAGCTGGCTCTGGAGGTGGCTGCCCTCATGGCACAG GTTGAACATGGTGACCTGGAGAGACCGGCTGCCTCCTCTCCCGCCACCTCTCCTCAGCCGAAATCTCAGCTGATTCTCCTGCAGGCTTTAGAGCGCTTCTACCCCAAACGCTACAAACTGGACTGCAGCTCAGAGCAGCTCAG AGATCTGACTGAGCGTCTGGCCACTAAGTGGTCTATGCTACGTGGGTGCAGTGCACCCGAGTGTGTGAGGATCTACCTAACTGTGGCTCGCAAATGGCCCCTGTTTGGAGCCAAACTCTTCAGTGCCAAG CCGGTCCCCCCCTCTCCTGTTGAGCAGAGCTCGGTGTGGCTGGCAGTCAATGAAGATGGATTGTGTGTGCTGGACTATACAATG CACACGCTGGTCACATACTCCTACCAGTCTGTGATTACCTTCGGCGGCTGCCGTGACGACTTCATGGTGGTCACGAGCCAGCAGAGGGAGCCGGGAGTCGGGAAGAAGAGCGTGGAGAAGCTGGTCTTTGCGATGGCTAAACCAAAG ATCCTGGAGCTGACTCTGCTCATGGCGAGCTACATCAACCACTGGCCCCCCGGCCTCCCGTCTGCCTCTCACCAGCCCCTCGGCCACTGGGACGTAGACAGCAGGCACTTCCCCGCCATGAACTACACCACCAAGGGCCCCACACTACTGTGA